From the genome of Pseudomonas sp. gcc21, one region includes:
- a CDS encoding bifunctional glycoside hydrolase 114/ polysaccharide deacetylase family protein: MERRLRQGRFRLSVGTLFALCLFTLLARAEPLAPTSVGFWYGDRPPLPELAQFDWLVVEPEHFDRDDVTYIRAQGSQPFAYLSVGELDPHDAQRNPSLREFASPTRNAAWDSQVMDLTTTGWRNHLMAEAGNFYEQGYSGLFLDTLDSFTLLPEAERKAQRDALVELLLDMKKRFPHLRLIFNRGFEVMDEVGDTVAAVAAESIYQGWDAGTKRFRKVPRADRDWLVDQLEPLRKRGIPIIAIDYLPPHRRTEARKLAKRLHAEGYIPFVTTPELDYLGISTLEVQPRRIAMLYDPSEGTLDQSSGHHLLGGLLEYLGYRVDYLPVDGTLPMKRGVGFYAGIVVWMTSGVPLQSENFYGWLTARLDEKVPLVFMAGLPVEDAALLRHLGLRRSSDTVQTGAEIIEHDAGLLGQFEAPLSPRTRGLLPVSVRGDQLRTALLIRDGAGKEYSPLVVADWGGMALAPYVLEEGGETRRWILDPFAFLQQTLRLPPIPAPDVSTENGRRIATVHIDGDGFPSRAEIPGTPFAGQQVLDAFIKPYPLLTSVSIVEGEVSPAGAFPELADELEPIARKIFAEDRVEVASHSFSHPFFWQPEVASKREGFNPEYGFHMEIPGYEKLDFRREIIGSTRYINEQLAPAGKPVKVMFWSGDAMPDAETLRLTYEAGLLNVNGGTTKLTYAEPSLTGLSPLLRPTAGGLHVYAPIINENVYTNLWHGPYYGFRGVIETFELTDTPRRFRGLHLYYHFYSGTKQASIKVMDEIYQYMLAQQPLSLWMSDYLQRVFGLHSASLALAADGSWQIRSLQGLRTVRLDPALGWPDLMQSSGVAGVRDLPQGRYVHLSADRARLVLRSERDPAPALEEANLPLLRWDYDAENRVRFTFAGALPLSFSVRSDRPCKVSVGGTRQAGRQEQGLWHFDFDTSEVRDALLLCD, translated from the coding sequence ATGGAAAGGCGGTTACGCCAGGGACGATTCCGCTTATCGGTCGGAACGCTGTTCGCTCTGTGTTTATTCACTTTATTAGCTCGAGCTGAACCGCTCGCTCCGACCAGCGTAGGCTTCTGGTACGGCGACAGGCCTCCATTGCCGGAGCTGGCGCAATTCGACTGGTTGGTGGTCGAGCCTGAGCACTTCGATAGGGATGATGTCACCTATATTCGTGCCCAGGGATCTCAACCCTTCGCGTACCTGTCGGTAGGCGAACTGGATCCACATGATGCGCAAAGGAATCCATCGCTTCGGGAATTCGCTTCTCCAACGCGCAATGCTGCCTGGGACAGTCAGGTGATGGACCTGACGACCACCGGCTGGCGTAACCATCTGATGGCCGAGGCGGGCAACTTCTACGAGCAGGGATATAGCGGCCTGTTCCTGGACACGCTGGACAGTTTCACTCTGCTTCCGGAAGCGGAGCGCAAGGCTCAAAGAGACGCTCTGGTCGAGTTATTGCTCGATATGAAAAAACGCTTTCCCCATCTCCGGCTGATTTTCAACCGCGGCTTTGAAGTAATGGATGAGGTGGGCGATACCGTCGCGGCTGTCGCGGCGGAATCTATCTATCAGGGGTGGGACGCCGGCACTAAACGGTTCAGGAAGGTGCCCCGGGCGGATCGGGATTGGCTGGTCGACCAGCTTGAGCCTTTGCGCAAGCGCGGCATTCCGATTATCGCTATCGATTACCTGCCGCCACACCGTAGGACTGAAGCACGCAAGCTGGCCAAACGGTTGCATGCAGAAGGCTATATACCCTTCGTTACCACCCCTGAACTCGATTACCTCGGCATCAGCACCCTGGAGGTGCAACCGCGCCGTATCGCCATGCTCTACGATCCCAGCGAAGGGACTCTGGATCAGAGCTCTGGTCATCACTTGTTGGGGGGACTGCTCGAGTACCTGGGATATCGGGTGGATTACCTGCCGGTGGATGGCACGCTGCCGATGAAGCGAGGCGTCGGTTTTTATGCTGGGATCGTCGTGTGGATGACCAGCGGCGTGCCGCTGCAAAGTGAAAACTTCTACGGGTGGCTAACTGCGCGGCTGGATGAAAAAGTCCCCCTGGTGTTCATGGCTGGATTACCCGTTGAGGATGCCGCTTTGTTGCGCCATCTGGGGCTGCGTCGGTCCAGTGATACCGTGCAGACCGGTGCTGAAATCATCGAACATGACGCCGGGTTACTCGGACAGTTCGAAGCGCCTTTATCGCCCCGTACCCGTGGACTGCTGCCAGTTTCCGTACGAGGGGATCAGCTGAGAACGGCACTGTTGATCCGCGATGGAGCAGGCAAGGAATACTCGCCGCTCGTCGTTGCGGACTGGGGCGGCATGGCGTTGGCGCCCTATGTGCTGGAAGAAGGAGGCGAAACCCGCCGCTGGATTCTGGATCCTTTTGCCTTTCTGCAGCAGACCTTGCGCCTGCCGCCGATCCCTGCGCCTGACGTCAGCACAGAGAACGGTCGACGTATTGCTACGGTGCATATCGATGGCGACGGGTTTCCATCCCGAGCCGAGATACCCGGCACGCCTTTCGCAGGCCAGCAGGTTCTGGATGCTTTCATCAAGCCTTATCCGCTGCTCACGTCCGTATCGATTGTGGAAGGCGAGGTCAGCCCCGCTGGCGCCTTCCCTGAGCTGGCGGACGAGCTGGAACCCATCGCCAGGAAGATCTTTGCAGAAGATCGGGTGGAAGTCGCTTCACATTCTTTCAGCCACCCGTTTTTCTGGCAGCCGGAAGTGGCGAGCAAGCGGGAGGGATTCAACCCGGAATACGGTTTTCACATGGAGATTCCCGGCTACGAAAAGCTGGACTTCAGGCGGGAGATTATCGGTTCGACCCGGTACATCAACGAACAGCTTGCTCCCGCCGGTAAGCCGGTAAAGGTGATGTTCTGGAGCGGTGACGCGATGCCGGATGCCGAGACCCTGCGTCTCACCTACGAGGCAGGTTTGCTCAACGTCAACGGCGGAACGACAAAGCTGACCTACGCTGAACCTTCACTGACCGGGCTCTCTCCTCTGCTGAGGCCGACAGCGGGCGGTCTGCACGTGTACGCCCCGATCATCAATGAGAACGTGTACACCAATCTGTGGCACGGGCCTTATTACGGGTTTCGCGGTGTGATCGAAACCTTTGAGTTGACCGATACGCCGCGCCGATTCCGTGGCCTGCATCTGTACTACCACTTTTACTCCGGTACCAAGCAGGCTTCGATCAAGGTCATGGACGAGATCTACCAATACATGCTCGCGCAGCAACCTCTCTCTCTCTGGATGAGTGATTATCTGCAACGCGTGTTTGGACTGCATAGCGCCTCGCTGGCTCTGGCTGCAGACGGCTCGTGGCAGATTCGCTCCCTGCAAGGTTTGCGCACCGTGCGGCTGGACCCCGCGCTCGGCTGGCCTGATCTGATGCAGTCCTCTGGCGTGGCTGGGGTGCGTGATTTACCCCAAGGCCGTTATGTGCACCTCAGTGCTGATCGCGCCCGATTAGTGCTGCGTTCAGAACGCGACCCTGCACCCGCGCTGGAAGAGGCCAATCTACCGTTGCTGCGGTGGGACTATGACGCTGAAAACCGGGTGCGCTTCACCTTTGCCGGCGCCTTACCCCTGAGTTTTTCAGTACGGTCAGACAGACCTTGCAAGGTTAGCGTCGGCGGAACGCGACAAGCGGGGCGCCAGGAGCAGGGCCTCTGGCATTTCGATTTCGACACCAGCGAGGTCCGCGATGCGCTACTCCTCTGCGACTAA